A genomic stretch from Bos javanicus breed banteng chromosome 3, ARS-OSU_banteng_1.0, whole genome shotgun sequence includes:
- the REG4 gene encoding regenerating islet-derived protein 4, protein MALKSMWMVFLMSCVISTEVLDATIVRPSCATGWFYHGPYCYGYFRKLRNWSEAELECQSYGNGAHLASVLNLKEASTIAKYIGAYQRNKPVWIGLHDPQKKHHWQWVDGAVYIYRSLSGKSVGENKYCAVMNAKTNFLTWTSKECDERQHFLCKYRP, encoded by the exons ATGGCTCTGAAAAGCATGTGGATGGTTTTTCTGATGAGCTGTGTAATCAGCACTGAAGTCCTGGATG CCACTATAGTGAGACCTAGCTGTGCTACCGGCTGGTTTTACCATGGGCCATATTGCTATGGATACTTCCGGAAGCTGAGAAACTGGTCCGAGGCTGAG CTCGAGTGTCAGTCATATGGAAACGGAGCCCATTTGGCATCTGTCCTGAATTTAAAGGAAGCCAGCACCATAGCAAAGTACATAGGTGCCTATCAAAGAAACAAGCCGGTGTGGATTGGCCTGCATGACCCACAGAAG AAGCATCATTGGCAGTGGGTCGATGGAGCCGTGTATATTTACAGATCCTTGTCTGGCAAGTCCGTGGGTGAGAACAAGTACTGTGCTGTGATGAACGCCAAGACCA ATTTTTTAACTTGGACCAGCAAAGAATGCGATGAGCGCCAACACTTCCTGTGCAAGTACCGACCCTAG